GGGTGGTGGCAAAGCTTGCATGAGCCCATCCCGAGCCAGCGGCAATAGGTGGCTCTCGCTCTCCGGGTCAATGCCCAGCTGCTGGGCATACTCGCTGATCTCtgtcatataaacaaaaattatcgaTTCGAACGACGATACACTAAACAATGCCAAAATATATCACATCACTTTTATAGATAGGGAGcgatattgaataataataaaaaatgtttaacgaAGTCCGTATTCAGTCTGAAAATAAGAATCTAAtgcgaaaattaataaattaggaACCTTCTGCGGACGGCTGACTGTTTTCATCGAAAACTTCACGGCATACCACAGCCGACGGCGAAGACATTTTtcacaacattatttttatttattttgaacgaACACCACTTATTGTCAATAAAAATTCATGACTGTAAATCCACTGATTCATTTTTAACCGCATAAAGTAAAATTGAGAAATCCCCTTCTTCCCCTACAAGCAATGACAGATTGCAGAGAATGAATGattcaaagagaatataatcactacgttttagaATGATTGAtcgaatgaaataataaatcttgGCAATTgccagtaataaaattaaaagtttttttgttcCGCATTTATTATCTATTCAGCCAATATGGTACCTATATAAGATCAAatcataatgttataatttaaaatatatccttataCTGCATTGCCAGGATAGTTGCAAAGAAATAATCAAATCATTAAACTCAGAAATTTTAACGAGATGCATTGATTACACACATAAGTAGCATTTGGTACTTTGACCTTTTTGCGACTGCATCTTATAGACAGAAAAATGTAAGAATATATTAGAGAATTAATCTAATAGATAATTTGAGTATTCTTGACTGCCCAGGAGATagtcaatatttaaatacatctgtgaaaatgaagaaattaaatgtatccgaatatatttttttcctatgtGATAAAAAAGACAAGTCACTACTCACTGGTGAACAGAACAAAGTTTCGTATTCCATTTCCGAACGCCTtatgtcaaaaaattaaaaagtaagcaACCTCAATCCGGAAAGCTAAAagtgttttcttttatattttaacaaaaaattcatCGAAAATGGCTTCGGTTAAAGATGTAGCTACTTTGTATCAAAATCTTAAAACAGAATGGGCAAAGAAACCTAGAAAACTTGACAAATGTGGAGAactattgaacaaaataaaggTACGTCTATGATgactaaacaatatttagtattatGTTATGGTTTTGTGACAGAACTAtaatagttttcatttttattagatCGCATTAACACAACTGAGCTTTCTTCCGAGTAATAACACAGTGGCGAATCAGAAGGAGTTGATTTTGGCGAGAGATGTTCTGGAAATTGGTGCCCAGTGGGCTGTCGCCGTAAAGGATGTCAAAGCGTTCGAGCGATACATGTCACAGCTGAAATgctattattttgattacaagTAAGTGGTTATTCCATATTCAACAAAAGTTTTCAAGTTTTACAGAGTGTACATTTTATATCTGTGTACTACAACTTATGTTAATGGTGCCTAAAATTACTTCCCTTTCTCTTAAAAATGTATCTATAGATTCGTTTCAAAAGGTATTAAATTTCCCTACTTCATACAACCAATTCTATTATCACCTTAACTGTGGCCCCAAAACAATGAACTATCTCCCAGAGCGATATACCATGCACATAGTGTGTTGTGTACACTAGCATATGGCTGTGCGACAAGAGTGAGTGAGACAGTCATAGATAGGTTCATTTCAACACTCCAGTTTTATGCTAGCTGTTCATGCATTGTGCCTCAAAAAAGCAACTGTTGAGTGAGCTGCCGTTAACTTACTAAACATGATTCAGTGTTTCAGCTATACAAtcatatggatttttttttataaaaaattatcataaatgtcctaaaatataatatgcattattttCCACAGAGATCATCTTCCAGAATCAGCATTCATGTATCAGCTTCTTGGGCTGAACCTGTTATTCCTTCTCTCTCAGAATCGTGTGGCTGAGTTCCACACGGAGCTGGAACGGTTACCTGTGGATGTGATCAGGGCTGATCCTTATGTCAGGCATCCACTTGCATTAGAACAATATCTCATGGAGGGAAgctataataaaatctttttggcTAAGGTAAAACACTATTGttttgatataagtatatttgtcTGTCTGcacaataacatttaatattaatttagtgttggggcaataaaaaattatttgatcattattattatcagtgtataatggtaatttaaaaatatatcttcatGTATTGCACTTTTAGCCATCTATCTATGTTTAAGAAAAATCCCCAGATCAGTAATCCTTTGAGTTCTATTccttttacacacacacacaaagtTGCTTGACTTATTTATCATTATACTTCATGTCCATCAGGGTAATGTACCAGCTGAAAGTTACACCCTATTCATGGATACACTGCTGGAGACAGTGAGAGGAGAGATTGCAGCATGTATTGAGAAGGCTTACCAGAGCATCCCATGTGCAGAAGCTGCAAGGAGGCTCAACTTGTCCTCACAACAAGCTGTGCTTGAATATGGGAAGAAGGTATTTATACATCATGTTGATTTTATGGTCTAGAAAGttatagttttgagtttatttttctgCCTCATTGATTATAGGAGTTAAGTAACAAAAATAGgcatatttacatacattataaaagaaaaatctgatgctgaaaattaaatattttttacatcatcTGGGTAAAAATTATGTCAGAATCTGATTATTAACtttcaaatatcataaaatcaaatgtttttttttctagcgTAACTGGAATCTGGGCCCAGACAACCGCTACCTCTTTGCAACAGCTGATGATGTGAATGCCGCCAGTGCTGGAGTACTGCCATCTTCCGAACTTGCTGAGCAGACTATTGAATATGCAAGACACCTTGAGATGATAGTCTAATAATGTATAAGTTTTGagtaataaatgattaaatttaattgtggTTCTTACAAAGTCCTTCAGTCTAATTCTCATTCATttacttaaaatcttttttaacaATACAAGGTAGTAGGCAcaagtgaaaaatatttacactacCATTCTTATAACCAATTAATGTAGCAGTTTAGCAGGAATAATATGGTTACCTTTTCATGAATTGGATATAGGAAAA
The nucleotide sequence above comes from Manduca sexta isolate Smith_Timp_Sample1 chromosome 11, JHU_Msex_v1.0, whole genome shotgun sequence. Encoded proteins:
- the LOC115452171 gene encoding 26S proteasome non-ATPase regulatory subunit 8; its protein translation is MASVKDVATLYQNLKTEWAKKPRKLDKCGELLNKIKIALTQLSFLPSNNTVANQKELILARDVLEIGAQWAVAVKDVKAFERYMSQLKCYYFDYKDHLPESAFMYQLLGLNLLFLLSQNRVAEFHTELERLPVDVIRADPYVRHPLALEQYLMEGSYNKIFLAKGNVPAESYTLFMDTLLETVRGEIAACIEKAYQSIPCAEAARRLNLSSQQAVLEYGKKRNWNLGPDNRYLFATADDVNAASAGVLPSSELAEQTIEYARHLEMIV